The following are encoded together in the Prionailurus viverrinus isolate Anna chromosome B3, UM_Priviv_1.0, whole genome shotgun sequence genome:
- the ABHD12B gene encoding protein ABHD12B isoform X2, translating to MDARDCAAAWWEMVVRNLRSIPHSCSTLGRKIAALYNSFTSKPLKEHIFPPLMNMLIFFNFFKAPFLVDLKRPELKIAHTVNFYIRVEPGVILGIWHTVPSCRGEDAKGKDRCWYEAALRDGNPIIVYLHGSAEHRAAPHRLKLVKVLSDGGFHVLSVDYRGFGDSTGKPTEEGLTADAICVYEWTKARCGTTPVCLWGHSLGTGVATNAAKVLEEKGFPVDAIILEAPFTNIWVASINYPLLKIYRKLPGFLRTLMDALRKDKIVFPNDEKDFLSKQWA from the exons ATGGACGCGCGGGACTGCGCGGCCGCCTGGTGGGAAATGGTGGTGCGGAACCTGCG ATCTATTCCACATTCCTGTTCAACACTAGGAAGAAAAATTGCGGCTCTGTACAACAGCTTTACTAGTAAACCgttaaaagaacacatttttcctcctttgatgaacatgctaatattttttaattttt TCAAAGCACCCTTTCTTGTGGATTTAAAGAGACCGGAGTTAAAGATTGCTCACACAGTGAACTTCTATATCAGAGTCGAACCTGGGGTGATTCTGGGAATCTG GCACACGGTTCCCAGCTGCCGGGGTGAGGATGCGAAGGGAAAGGACCGTTGCTGGTACGAAGCAGCCCTTCGTGATGGCAATCCAATCATTGTTTATCTTCATGGCAGCGCGGAACATAG GGCAGCTCCTCACAGACTTAAGCTCGTAAAG GTGCTGAGTGACGGTGGCTTTCATGTCCTGTCTGTGGACTACAGAG GGTTCGGAGACTCCACAGGGAAGCCCACAGAGGAGGGGCTGACTGCAGATGCTATTTGCGTCTATGAGTGGACCAAGGCGAGATGTGGTACCACCCCTGTGTGTCTCTGGGGCCACTCTCTGGGTACAGG AGTTGCGACCAATGCCGCAAAAGTACTGGAAGAGAAAG gaTTCCCAGTTGACGCTATTATCCTGGAGGCTCCATTTACCAACATATGGGTTGCAAGTATCAATTATCCCTTGTTAAAG atttaccgGAAACTTCCAGGATTTTTACGCACGCTTATGGATGCCCTGAGGAAAGACAAAATAGTCTTCCCTAATGATGAAAA agattTCCTGAGCAAGCAGTGGGCATGA
- the ABHD12B gene encoding protein ABHD12B isoform X1: MDARDCAAAWWEMVVRNLRSIPHSCSTLGRKIAALYNSFTSKPLKEHIFPPLMNMLIFFNFFKAPFLVDLKRPELKIAHTVNFYIRVEPGVILGIWHTVPSCRGEDAKGKDRCWYEAALRDGNPIIVYLHGSAEHRAAPHRLKLVKVLSDGGFHVLSVDYRGFGDSTGKPTEEGLTADAICVYEWTKARCGTTPVCLWGHSLGTGVATNAAKVLEEKGFPVDAIILEAPFTNIWVASINYPLLKIYRKLPGFLRTLMDALRKDKIVFPNDENVKSLSSPLLIIHGEDDNTVPLEFGKKLYEIAHNAYRNKERVKMVIFPPGFQHNLLCKSPMLLKTVRDFLSKQWA, from the exons ATGGACGCGCGGGACTGCGCGGCCGCCTGGTGGGAAATGGTGGTGCGGAACCTGCG ATCTATTCCACATTCCTGTTCAACACTAGGAAGAAAAATTGCGGCTCTGTACAACAGCTTTACTAGTAAACCgttaaaagaacacatttttcctcctttgatgaacatgctaatattttttaattttt TCAAAGCACCCTTTCTTGTGGATTTAAAGAGACCGGAGTTAAAGATTGCTCACACAGTGAACTTCTATATCAGAGTCGAACCTGGGGTGATTCTGGGAATCTG GCACACGGTTCCCAGCTGCCGGGGTGAGGATGCGAAGGGAAAGGACCGTTGCTGGTACGAAGCAGCCCTTCGTGATGGCAATCCAATCATTGTTTATCTTCATGGCAGCGCGGAACATAG GGCAGCTCCTCACAGACTTAAGCTCGTAAAG GTGCTGAGTGACGGTGGCTTTCATGTCCTGTCTGTGGACTACAGAG GGTTCGGAGACTCCACAGGGAAGCCCACAGAGGAGGGGCTGACTGCAGATGCTATTTGCGTCTATGAGTGGACCAAGGCGAGATGTGGTACCACCCCTGTGTGTCTCTGGGGCCACTCTCTGGGTACAGG AGTTGCGACCAATGCCGCAAAAGTACTGGAAGAGAAAG gaTTCCCAGTTGACGCTATTATCCTGGAGGCTCCATTTACCAACATATGGGTTGCAAGTATCAATTATCCCTTGTTAAAG atttaccgGAAACTTCCAGGATTTTTACGCACGCTTATGGATGCCCTGAGGAAAGACAAAATAGTCTTCCCTAATGATGAAAA TGTTAAATCCCTGTCTTCTCCCCTTCTCATCATACATGGTGAGGATGACAACACAGTGCCTTTGGAGTTTGGAAAAAAG CTCTATGAAATTGCACATAATGCATACAGGAACAAAGAGAGGGTCAAGATGGTGATCTTTCCTCCTGGTTTCCAACACAACTTGCTCTGTAAAAGCCCCATGCTGTTAAAAACTGTGAG agattTCCTGAGCAAGCAGTGGGCATGA